From one Nitrospira sp. MA-1 genomic stretch:
- a CDS encoding RNA polymerase factor sigma-32 → MKPKLSKKQSSNVIDVAEKDSSSKLANEEVHEEILLDGAGEPENQPESEEAPENKETWDSVSTALIPTTTLSRYLAEVRRYPFLSKEEELQLFHEYQTAGTRESAVKLILANLRVCVSIASEYGLAGIDQMDLIQEGNVGLLQAMKKFDPTKNVRFYAYAAWWVRAFVLRYLLNNFRLVKIGTTQEQRRLFYNLRREKAKLERQGYVPDPKLLADRLNVRERDVVEMDQRLGSWELSLDQPMTAEGEGTFHDLLPSTQPPIDDQLGDSQLRLLFRKKLAEFAKTLSEREEDILRNRLLSESPVTLEDLGRKYMITKERTRQLEAKIIKKLRELMKKDIQDFEHLRK, encoded by the coding sequence ATGAAACCGAAATTATCAAAAAAACAGTCTTCCAATGTGATCGACGTTGCAGAGAAAGACTCTTCATCTAAGCTAGCGAACGAAGAGGTCCATGAAGAAATACTCCTCGATGGAGCCGGGGAACCGGAGAACCAACCGGAAAGTGAGGAGGCACCTGAGAATAAGGAGACCTGGGATTCGGTCTCAACCGCACTTATTCCGACGACCACGCTCAGTCGTTATTTAGCCGAAGTCCGCCGGTACCCATTCCTTTCGAAAGAGGAAGAGCTTCAACTCTTTCATGAATATCAAACAGCAGGGACACGAGAATCTGCAGTGAAATTAATTTTAGCTAACCTGCGTGTGTGTGTGTCCATTGCCTCAGAATATGGTCTTGCCGGAATTGATCAAATGGACCTAATCCAGGAAGGGAATGTCGGGCTTTTGCAGGCCATGAAGAAATTCGATCCTACAAAAAATGTTCGCTTTTATGCCTATGCCGCCTGGTGGGTTCGAGCCTTTGTACTGCGATATCTCCTCAATAATTTTCGTCTTGTCAAAATAGGCACGACCCAGGAACAACGACGCCTTTTCTATAATCTTCGTCGTGAAAAAGCCAAATTGGAACGACAGGGATATGTCCCCGACCCTAAATTACTGGCTGACCGCCTTAATGTGCGTGAACGAGATGTTGTGGAAATGGATCAACGCCTGGGAAGTTGGGAACTTTCCTTGGATCAGCCAATGACCGCTGAGGGGGAAGGCACGTTTCATGACCTTCTTCCCTCTACTCAACCTCCCATTGACGATCAGTTGGGTGACTCACAGCTGCGACTCCTCTTCCGAAAAAAATTGGCAGAATTTGCAAAAACCCTTTCGGAGCGAGAGGAGGACATACTTCGCAACCGACTCCTTTCGGAATCCCCTGTGACCTTAGAGGACCTGGGAAGAAAATATATGATTACCAAAGAGCGGACTCGTCAACTTGAGGCCAAAATAATTAAGAAGTTGCGAGAACTTATGAAAAAAGACATTCAGGATTTTGAACATCTCCGGAAATAA